The sequence CCGGCCCCGAGTGCCCCTTGCCGCTGCCGCGCGACGACCCGCGCTTCCGCCAGTGCTACCGGCCGGTGGGCCCGTTCCCCGAAGTCAGCCTCAGCCTGAAGGGGATCACCACCCGGATCTTTACCGCTTTCGGCGCGGGCTTGGCCCCCATCCTGTAGCGCGCACGTTCTTTAAGACGTCAGCGCTTTCGTTACCACCAGGTGACGAATGTTCCGAACAACCCGGCGACTCTGCTAGGCTGCCGGCCTTTCCCCCACGTCCCACGGATCGGATTGCCGCCATGTCGATTTCGCTGAACTTCGAACTCAACGACCGCGACCTCGAACACTTCCAGAAGGCGATGGCGGCGGCAAAGGAATCTGCCAAGGGCCGCAGCGAGCAGGACATCGTCGACTGCGCGAGCAAGCTCCTGCTCGACTCGCAGAAGGTCCACATCCCCGAGTTCATCAAGGAACGCCTGGTCCGCCTGGACGACATGATCGCCATGGTGCGCGACGAAGGCTGGCACCTGGGCGACGAAGATCGTTCGCGCGTGCTCTCGGCCCTGGTCTATTTCTGCGATCCGAAGGACATCATCCCGGACAACGTCGAAGTGCTGGGCTTCCTCGACGACGCGGTCATGATCGAGCTGTGCTCGATCGACCTGAAGCACGAGATCGAGGCCTACGACGACTTCTGCGACTACCGCGAATCCGAAGCGCGCCGCCGCGGCATGGATCCGGCCTCGCTCGGCCGCGCCGAGTGGCTGGACTCGCGCCGCGACGAACTGGTCGACCGCATGCACGTGCGCCGCGAACGCGACTTCGGCACCGGCTACGGCAGCAGCAGCGGCTACGCGTCCCCGCGCCCGTCGTACCTGCGCGGCTGGCGCCCCGGCACCTTCAAGCTGCGCTGATCGGTGGCCGGCATCGCCGGCTGAGACGGCCATGTTCCGGGCAGACACCAGCGTCGAATCGCTGAATGCGATGTCGCGCGGCACCGCGATGGAGCCGCTCGGCATCCTGTTCACCGAGATCGGTCCCGATTTCCTCCGCGCGACCATGCCCGTGGATGCGCGCACCCGCCAGCCTTATGGCCTGCTGCACGGCGGCGCCTCGGTGCTGCTCGCCGAAACGCTTGGCAGCAGCGCCGGCATGGCGTGCGTGGGCGAGGGCGAAGGCGTCGTCGGCATCGAGATCAACGCCAACCATGTGCGTGGCGTGCGCGAGGGCCTGGTCACCGGCACCGCGCGTCCGTTGCACGTCGGCCGCCAGACGCAGGTCTGGGAAATCCGCATCGAGGACGAACGCCAGCGCCTGGTGTGCGTCTCGCGCATCACGCTCGCGGTGATCCCGCTCCCCAAATCTTCGCAGTGAACGCCAACACCTTTCGCTTCGCGTATCGCCTGCCGTTGTTGCTGTGGCATGCGCTCATCCACCTGCCCATCACGCTGCTGCTGATGCTGCCCCCGCTCGGGCGCATCGACGTGCGCGGCGAACCGCTGGAACACCGCATGATCCGGTGGTGGCAGGGCGGGCTGATGCGCGTGTTCGGCTTCCGCATCCATCGACGCGGCGTGCCCTTGAAGGGGCCGACGTTGTTCGTCTCCAACCACGTCAGCTGGGTCGACATCGTGGCGCTGCACAGCCAGCGCATGATGGGATTCGTCGCCAAGCGCGAGATCAGCGGATGGCCGGTCGTCGGTTGGCTCGCCTCGCGCGGGGAGACGATCTACCACGAGCGCGGCAGCAGCGAATCGATGGGCGGCGTGCTGCACGAAATGCTCTCGCGCCTGCGCGCGGGGCGTTCGGTGGGCGTGTTCCCGGAAGGCCGCACGCGCGACGGGCGCGAGATCGGCCCGTTCCACGCGCGCATCTTCCTGGCCGCGGTGGAGGCGGGCGTGCGCGTTCAGCCGGT comes from Lysobacter sp. KIS68-7 and encodes:
- a CDS encoding YkvA family protein gives rise to the protein MSISLNFELNDRDLEHFQKAMAAAKESAKGRSEQDIVDCASKLLLDSQKVHIPEFIKERLVRLDDMIAMVRDEGWHLGDEDRSRVLSALVYFCDPKDIIPDNVEVLGFLDDAVMIELCSIDLKHEIEAYDDFCDYRESEARRRGMDPASLGRAEWLDSRRDELVDRMHVRRERDFGTGYGSSSGYASPRPSYLRGWRPGTFKLR
- a CDS encoding hotdog fold thioesterase, whose protein sequence is MSRGTAMEPLGILFTEIGPDFLRATMPVDARTRQPYGLLHGGASVLLAETLGSSAGMACVGEGEGVVGIEINANHVRGVREGLVTGTARPLHVGRQTQVWEIRIEDERQRLVCVSRITLAVIPLPKSSQ
- a CDS encoding lysophospholipid acyltransferase family protein; this encodes MNANTFRFAYRLPLLLWHALIHLPITLLLMLPPLGRIDVRGEPLEHRMIRWWQGGLMRVFGFRIHRRGVPLKGPTLFVSNHVSWVDIVALHSQRMMGFVAKREISGWPVVGWLASRGETIYHERGSSESMGGVLHEMLSRLRAGRSVGVFPEGRTRDGREIGPFHARIFLAAVEAGVRVQPVALRYGKGGSAQTVVAFAPGENFAANFLRLLGEPARDTEIWFLEPIDVSDAGGRRRIAELARERIVAAMAAP